A DNA window from Nerophis ophidion isolate RoL-2023_Sa linkage group LG13, RoL_Noph_v1.0, whole genome shotgun sequence contains the following coding sequences:
- the slitrk3a gene encoding SLIT and NTRK-like protein 3, with amino-acid sequence MLWVTLLSTIALGWSTPVPLLEDSEEMDEPCFEPCYCEVKEGIFHVHCDSKGFTNVSQVAQIWSRPFKLNLQRNSMRKLYFNSFLHLNNAISINLGNNALQDIHAGAFNGLGILKRLFLHENKLEIFRNDTFLGLESLEYLQADYNVIKRIESGAFRHLHKLRVLILNDNLIPVLPNYLFRSVSLTHLDLRGNRLKTLPYKGTLEYVGRSLMEIQLEENPWNCVCEIVQLKTWLERIPYTALVGEITCEYPFHLHGKDLREIKRSELCPLLSDSEIEAKLGIPRIPFSNENTWPTRPSSMLSSFHNTASSAMKPTKRPRPTRNPPTPRSIYPGVNQPPIAGYQTRPPIPIICPVGCLCNLHINDLGLTVNCKEKGFHNISDLLPRPLNAKKLYLSGNLIQKIYRSDFWNFSSLDLLHLGNNRISYVQEGAFINLPNLKSLYLNGNDIERLTPGMFRGLQMLSYLYFEYNVIREIQPNSFSLMPNLQLVFLNDNLLRSLPDDVFAGTDLARLNLRNNYFLSLPVRGVLEHLTSIVQIDLHQNPWECSCDTVPLKQWLEKLSSVIVVGDVICKTPEFAIGKDLRFLGVEVLCPELKYSAGPLPAQPGGQDPTTGSTGMGEAGGRDAVPLSVLILSLLILFISAVFVAAGLFAFVLRRRKKMPFRKRSEVDLTGIQMQCRIFEDVPRQSSAGNTSTLEKPTPGSHTHTHPSHTHSHGHVYDYIPHPVTQMCNNPIYKPREGEIAATAENRGQFSAKKDNGGGRGGGNYRTLLEKEREWSLAVSNSQLNTIVAVNHTAAELAGLHENGGLCPTVIDSQRPTPTVGFVDCLYGTAPKLKDAHVAHAHPPGMQYPDLQQDARLKETLLFAAGKGCYPDPSQSDYLELRAKLQTKPDYLEVLEKSYRF; translated from the coding sequence ATGCTGTGGGTTACCCTGCTGAGCACCATAGCCTTAGGATGGAGCACCCCCGTCCCGCTGCTGGAGGACTCGGAGGAGATGGACGAGCCCTGCTTCGAGCCGTGCTACTGCGAGGTGAAGGAGGGCATCTTCCACGTTCACTGCGACAGCAAGGGATTTACAAACGTGAGCCAGGTCGCTCAGATATGGAGCCGGCCGTTCAAGCTCAACCTGCAGAGGAACTCCATGCGGAAGCTCTACTTTAACAGCTTCCTCCATCTCAACAACGCCATATCCATCAATCTGGGCAATAACGCCTTGCAAGACATCCACGCCGGAGCGTTCAACGGCCTGGGAATACTCAAACGGCTTTTCCTGCACGAGAACAAGCTGGAGATTTTCCGGAACGACACCTTCCTGGGCCTGGAGAGTCTCGAGTATCTCCAGGCAGACTACAACGTCATTAAAAGGATCGAGAGCGGCGCTTTCAGGCACCTGCACAAATTGAGAGTGCTTATACTCAATGACAATCTGATCCCCGTGCTGCCGAATTATCTCTTCCGGTCGGTTTCGCTGACACATTTGGACCTGAGGGGCAACAGGCTGAAGACCCTGCCCTATAAGGGGACGCTGGAGTATGTCGGGCGGAGCCTGATGGAAATCCAGCTGGAGGAGAACCCTTGGAACTGCGTGTGCGAGATCGTCCAGCTGAAGACGTGGCTGGAGAGGATCCCCTACACGGCCCTGGTGGGCGAGATCACCTGCGAGTACCCCTTCCATTTACACGGGAAGGACCTCCGGGAGATCAAGCGCAGCGAGCTCTGCCCCCTGCTCTCCGACTCAGAGATCGAGGCCAAGTTGGGGATACCTCGCATTCCGTTCAGCAACGAGAACACGTGGCCGACCAGGCCGTCCTCCATGCTCTCCTCCTTTCACAACACGGCGTCCTCCGCCATGAAGCCCACCAAACGACCGCGGCCCACGagaaacccccccacccctcgtAGCATCTACCCAGGCGTCAACCAGCCCCCCATCGCCGGGTACCAGACGAGAcctccgataccgatcatttgtCCGGTCGGTTGTCTTTGCAACCTCCACATTAACGACTTGGGTCTGACGGTGAACTGTAAGGAAAAGGGCTTCCACAACATCTCCGACTTGCTGCCACGCCCTCTCAATGCCAAGAAACTGTATCTCAGCGGGAACCTGATACAGAAAATCTACCGTTCGGATTTCTGGAACTTCTCAAGTTTGGATTTACTTCACCTCGGCAACAACCGGATCTCTTACGTGCAGGAGGGCGCTTTCATCAACTTGCCGAACTTAAAAAGTTTATACCTGAACGGGAACGACATCGAGAGGCTCACACCCGGGATGTTCCGAGGACTCCAGATGTTGAGTTATCTGTACTTTGAGTACAACGTCATACGTGAAATCCAGCCCAACTCCTTCTCCTTGATGCCCAATCTGCAGCTGGTTTTCCTCAACGACAACCTTCTCCGCTCGCTCCCCGATGACGTGTTTGCCGGCACCGACCTGGCCCGCCTCAACCTCCGCAACAACTACTTCCTCTCTCTGCCCGTGCGCGGAGTCCTGGAGCATCTGACCTCCATAGTCCAGATTGATCTTCATCAAAACCCCTGGGAGTGCTCCTGCGACACCGTCCCCCTCAAACAATGGCTGGAAAAGCTCTCCTCCGTCATCGTGGTGGGAGACGTCATCTGTAAGACCCCAGAGTTTGCCATCGGGAAGGATTTGCGCTTTCTGGGTGTGGAGGTCCTCTGTCCGGAACTTAAGTATTCCGCAGGCCCCTTGCCGGCTCAACCTGGGGGGCAGGACCCGACCACAGGGAGTACGGGTATGGGGGAGGCAGGCGGACGAGACGCAGTGCCGCTGTCAGTCCTCATCCTCAGCCTCCTCATACTCTTCATCTCTGCTGTGTTTGTGGCGGCCGGCCTGTTCGCCTTTGTTCTCCGCCGGAGGAAGAAAATGCCCTTCAGGAAGCGATCAGAGGTGGATCTGACAGGGATCCAGATGCAGTGCAGAATTTTCGAGGACGTGCCGAGGCAGAGCAGCGCCGGCAACACAAGCACACTGGAGAAGCCGACGCCCGGCTCGCATACTCACACTCACCCCAGTCACACGCATTCCCACGGCCACGTTTATGACTACATCCCCCACCCCGTGACTCAGATGTGCAACAACCCCATCTACAAGCCCCGAGAGGGGGAGATAGCGGCGACGGCGGAAAACCGAGGGCAGTTTTCAGCCAAGAAAGACAATGGCGGCGGCAGGGGCGGCGGCAACTACCGAACCTTGCTCGAGAAAGAGCGAGAGTGGAGCCTGGCCGTCTCCAACTCTCAACTCAACACCATCGTGGCGGTCAACCACACCGCGGCCGAGCTGGCGGGGCTTCACGAGAACGGCGGGCTGTGCCCGACGGTCATCGACAGCCAGAGACCCACGCCGACGGTGGGTTTCGTCGACTGCCTGTACGGGACGGCCCCCAAACTAAAGGACGCGCACGTGGCGCACGCACACCCGCCCGGCATGCAGTACCCGGACTTGCAACAGGACGCTCGGCTGAAGGAGACGTTGCTTTTCGCGGCGGGGAAAGGCTGCTACCCTGACCCGTCCCAGAGCGACTACCTGGAGTTAAGGGCCAAACTTCAAACCAAGCCTGATTACCTCGAAGTGCTGGAAAAATCGTATCGGTTTTAA